CACTCGGCTGTCCTGGGTGTCGGCAGGCAGCGGGGCCGCCGGGGGCTTGCCCAGCCTCTGAAGCACGCTAAGCTTGACAGGCGGAAGACGAtcaggggaggaagaggaggtgggggagtCGGTGGGAAGGAGTTTGAATTTCGCCCCCAGGCGCCGGAGGGTGATGGGGGCCGACTTGGGGGCTACAGGCTCCTTCTTTTGGGGTGGCGGGAGCTGCTTGAGGACACCAGCGTACTGTAGGACCGAACCCTCTCCATCactgtcctcctcttcctcctcctccacctcctccgcTCCCTCTAAATCCTCCCCTCCTGCCGCTCCCTCTTCTGCCTCGTCGGCCTGGCCCAGGCGGCTGAACACACCTGTGGCCTGGACACAAACGCACCGTGAGAACAGGGCACCGGGACACACCCGACGGAGACACACGGACCGTAATGACAGGGTTGGAACGACAGGGCTGACCTTGCTGACGCCCGTGGTCGTGTCGGCCTTGGACTCCGCCCCCAGGCGCTCAAACACAGACATCCGCTTGTTCCCTTTTCacaggagagacacacacagttactAAGACAAATAGTATAACaacacattataaaacattaaatgggGGTATGCAGAGGGCGGGGTCGGGAACGACATCTCAAGCCGGACCCGTTCCTTGAGGTGAGTCGCTCCGTGATATTAGTGGGAGGACCAGTAAAGGGGTTGTGTGGCTGGTGTCCGTGGTTCCCCCCAGGCCAACTGGTGAGGCCCTACCTTTCTTGGCCTGCTGGGCCAGGATTCGAGCGGTGCGCGCCGTGGTGCCTTTGGGCATGTTGATGATGTACTTGCCTTCCATCTCCGCCGTCACACGCCGCCGCTTCACCGGCACGCCGTTACCCTCGTCAGCAGGCCGGCTCAGCACTAGGAGACGGAAAGAAGGGCgagggagggggagacgggggagggagggagagatgggggagggagggacagtgaAGGAGTGGGGAGACAGGGTGAAAAGGTGTGAAACGGGCAGAGAATAAATGTCTTCCAATGCTGTGGAACGGAGACTAGATGGTGAGAAAAGGCCGGGCAAAGGCCAGACCGGGGTGAAACGAGGGGTAGCTACCTGCTTTGCCAATCTTGGCCTGTTTGTTGGACACGGTCACTGAGAGTCTGTTGTCAGGGCGATGGGCAGGGGTACTTGGCGGTGAGTCACAACTCAAGGCGTTGGCAATCATACGGGTGGCCGCTGCAGGGAACCAGGAGGATGAGAATGACTGCATTACTCAAGTGAGTGCTGCTTCTCCCTAGCGGTCATCCGGGCTGAACCGGACAACGTTTTAGGGATCTTAGACAAATCCTCTGTCCAGAGCCGTGAAAATCTGAGCTTACAGACTGATCTCTACAACTCAAACCACATTAAACGGGAATCAAATAAGGCAACAGAACAAACAAGAAAATGGATCTCAACTTGGGGGTCGTCGTTTTCATGGACTTGTGCCCAAGTGATAGAATCCTTGCAAATTCAACCAGGTGTTTGGCTCCAGCTCCACTGAAAACCAAATAGCTCAAAGatagatttgttttgtttttttaaatcaaagattcccatttcatctgaccatagcaccAAGTGGGGTCTATTTGCAGGTTTGGAGACCACATAATGCAAATAAGTTCTGGAACTGTGGTCCTTGGATTCTTTAACTCCCAGTATCTTCTTCACTGCACGTGGGGACAAGTAGTAATGGGGTCCACTTCTGGGAACTTGACCACTGTTCCACTGGTTCAGACATACTAAATGATTTCTGTAAGCATTGAACATTTTTATGAACACATTTTCTGGTCAGTCAACAAGGATTCCTCTTTTCATGTGTGTTCTTCGCTTTTCCCCATGGTGATGGATGATATAGATTTTACATGTCACCtcattcagattttttattttttttacttaaagtACAACCCTGTTACCAAAAAAAGTAGACGCggcctaaaatgctaataaaacagaaagcaatAATGTGCATATCATttctctatatttaattggataatacaaagacaacatagcaaatgttgaaaatgagaaattattgtttttggaaaaatacatacctattttgaatttgatgccagcaacacatttaaaacagttgggacatgggcatgtttaccactgttgcatcacctcttcttttaacaatactctgtacgtgtttgggaactgaggagaccagttgctgtagttttgaaaggaAGACATTCCCATTCTTggttgatacaggatttcagctgctcaacagttcagggtctcctttgtggtattttcatttcataatgtgccaaacgatttcaatgggtgacaggtctggacaccaggcaggccagtttagcacctggactcttttactacggagccatgaggcggtaatatgtgcagaatgtggtttaacattgtcttgctgaaataagtaaggccatccctgaaaaatatgttgtctggatggcagcatatgttgctccaaaacctgtatacaccgatcagccataatattatgaccactgacaggtccagtgaataacactggtcatctcgttatcatggcacctgtcagtgggtgggatatattaggcagcaagtgaacattctgtcctcaaagttaatgtgtttagaagcaggaaaaatgggcaaccGTAAAGATCTGAGggactttgacaaaggccaaactgtgatggctagatgactgggtcagagcatctccagaaCTAAAGCCCTTGTGGAGTGTCCCCGGTCTGTACTGGTCAGGACCAATCAAAAGTGGTCGAAGGAatgaaaagcagtgaaccgacagggtcatgggcggccaagggtCATTGATGCACGGGGGCAATGAAGGCTGGTGGAGTCcgtgcctcgacgggtcagggctgttttggcagcataAAGGGGAcgtacacaatattaggcaggtggtcataatgttattggtgattggtgtatattgttcagcattactGGTACCTCCACAGATGGGCAAGTCacctatgccatgtgcactaattcacccccataccatcacagatccTTGGCCGGCCCAAAGATCatagccatccaatattgattttcggcattgtcccttgcatacagagatttctcccgatataatattatgtaccgtagataaGGTCCCCAAACTCCTTGCAATTTAACGCGGAGAAAAAATAttcataaattgttgcactatttgcacagtctttcacagagtgaacACCcctatcctcacttctgacagacccatcctctctggaaggatattttaatacccaatcttgttactgacctgttgccaatttaccaaATTAGTTATGTGACTCACAGGTTtcatttttttagcattacacaattttTCCCAGTCTTTTGTTGGCTCGGCCCCAAATTTGAAAGGCATTTCTGACCTctaattcaaagtgggcatatatattaagaaacaataaaatgtctcaatttcaacatttgatatgttgtctttgtactattttctattgaatatagggtttaaatt
The sequence above is a segment of the Esox lucius isolate fEsoLuc1 chromosome 1, fEsoLuc1.pri, whole genome shotgun sequence genome. Coding sequences within it:
- the c1h19orf47 gene encoding uncharacterized protein C19orf47 homolog isoform X6, translating into MNSTGCSCSSVNMASVTTATSEWIQFFKDAGIPAGLAVNYAVSFVDNRIQKNMLMDLSKEIMMDLGITVIGDIIAILKHAKQVYRQDMCKMATQAITSGQSNIQTELRRTAHTPATRMIANALSCDSPPSTPAHRPDNRLSVTVSNKQAKIGKAVLSRPADEGNGVPVKRRRVTAEMEGKYIINMPKGTTARTARILAQQAKKGNKRMSVFERLGAESKADTTTGVSKATGVFSRLGQADEAEEGAAGGEDLEGAEEVEEEEEEDSDGEGSVLQYAGVLKQLPPPQKKEPVAPKSAPITLRRLGAKFKLLPTDSPTSSSSPDRLPPVKLSVLQRLGKPPAAPLPADTQDSRVTSTRNKARPGPALASPKVSSSTGVGGGEGFGAQMDVGSVSVFKRLGSKRS
- the c1h19orf47 gene encoding uncharacterized protein C19orf47 homolog isoform X2, yielding MNSTGCSCSSVNMASVTTATSEWIQFFKDAGIPAGLAVNYAVSFVDNRIQKNMLMDLSKEIMMDLGITVIGDIIAILKHAKQVYRQSDWECLEDRRSYRDPQDMCKMATQAITSGQSNIQTELRRTAHTPATRMIANALSCDSPPSTPAHRPDNRLSVTVSNKQAKIGKAVLSRPADEGNGVPVKRRRVTAEMEGKYIINMPKGTTARTARILAQQAKKGNKRMSVFERLGAESKADTTTGVSKATGVFSRLGQADEAEEGAAGGEDLEGAEEVEEEEEEDSDGEGSVLQYAGVLKQLPPPQKKEPVAPKSAPITLRRLGAKFKLLPTDSPTSSSSPDRLPPVKLSVLQRLGKPPAAPLPADTQDSRVTSTRNKARPGPALASPKVSSSTGVGGGEGFGAQMDVGSVSVFKRLGSKRS
- the c1h19orf47 gene encoding uncharacterized protein C19orf47 homolog isoform X4, which produces MNSTGCSCSSVNMASVTTATSEWIQFFKDAGIPAGLAVNYAVSFVDNRIQKNMLMDLSKEIMMDLGITVIGDIIAILKHAKQVYRQSDWECLEDRRSYRDPQDMCKMATQAITSGQSNIQTELRRTAHTPATRMIANALSCDSPPSTPAHRPDNRLSVTVSNKQAKIGKAVLSRPADEGNGVPVKRRRVTAEMEGNKRMSVFERLGAESKADTTTGVSKATGVFSRLGQADEAEEGAAGGEDLEGAEEVEEEEEEDSDGEGSVLQYAGVLKQLPPPQKKEPVAPKSAPITLRRLGAKFKLLPTDSPTSSSSPDRLPPVKLSVLQRLGKPPAAPLPADTQDSRVTSTRNKARPGPALASPKWCLATRKPKFQCSQDGHHDTNESEYIGNRQHIRCDRICCFLH
- the c1h19orf47 gene encoding uncharacterized protein C19orf47 homolog isoform X1; this encodes MNSTGCSCSSVNMASVTTATSEWIQFFKDAGIPAGLAVNYAVSFVDNRIQKNMLMDLSKEIMMDLGITVIGDIIAILKHAKQVYRQSDWECLEDRRSYRDPQDMCKMATQAITSGQSNIQTELRRTAHTPATRMIANALSCDSPPSTPAHRPDNRLSVTVSNKQAKIGKAVLSRPADEGNGVPVKRRRVTAEMEGKYIINMPKGTTARTARILAQQAKKGNKRMSVFERLGAESKADTTTGVSKATGVFSRLGQADEAEEGAAGGEDLEGAEEVEEEEEEDSDGEGSVLQYAGVLKQLPPPQKKEPVAPKSAPITLRRLGAKFKLLPTDSPTSSSSPDRLPPVKLSVLQRLGKPPAAPLPADTQDSRVTSTRNKARPGPALASPKWCLATRKPKFQCSQDGHHDTNESEYIGNRQHIRCDRICCFLH
- the c1h19orf47 gene encoding uncharacterized protein C19orf47 homolog isoform X3, which translates into the protein MNSTGCSCSSVNMASVTTATSEWIQFFKDAGIPAGLAVNYAVSFVDNRIQKNMLMDLSKEIMMDLGITVIGDIIAILKHAKQVYRQDMCKMATQAITSGQSNIQTELRRTAHTPATRMIANALSCDSPPSTPAHRPDNRLSVTVSNKQAKIGKAVLSRPADEGNGVPVKRRRVTAEMEGKYIINMPKGTTARTARILAQQAKKGNKRMSVFERLGAESKADTTTGVSKATGVFSRLGQADEAEEGAAGGEDLEGAEEVEEEEEEDSDGEGSVLQYAGVLKQLPPPQKKEPVAPKSAPITLRRLGAKFKLLPTDSPTSSSSPDRLPPVKLSVLQRLGKPPAAPLPADTQDSRVTSTRNKARPGPALASPKWCLATRKPKFQCSQDGHHDTNESEYIGNRQHIRCDRICCFLH
- the c1h19orf47 gene encoding uncharacterized protein C19orf47 homolog isoform X5 → MNSTGCSCSSVNMASVTTATSEWIQFFKDAGIPAGLAVNYAVSFVDNRIQKNMLMDLSKEIMMDLGITVIGDIIAILKHAKQVYRQSDWECLEDRRSYRDPQDMCKMATQAITSGQSNIQTELRRTAHTPATRMIANALSCDSPPSTPAHRPDNRLSVTVSNKQAKIGKAVLSRPADEGNGVPVKRRRVTAEMEGKYIINMPKGTTARTARILAQQAKKGNKRMSVFERLGAESKADTTTGVSKATGVFSRLGQADEAEEGAAGGEDLEGAEEVEEEEEEDSDGEGSVLQYAGVLKQLPPPQKKEPVAPKSAPITLRRLGAKFKLLPTDSPTSSSSPDRLPPVKLSVLQRLGKPPAAPLPADTQDSRVTSTRNKARPGPALASPKIVANAHPRRRLC